A portion of the Chondrinema litorale genome contains these proteins:
- a CDS encoding aminotransferase class III-fold pyridoxal phosphate-dependent enzyme, translating into MDIEKTLKELYNILPVKIKPQVGYDTQNFLIETKQDKYILKKYIGITDDTHELNYENEVLTFLSKKLPSRFPQPISNISGKYVSKDEEGNALRVLSYLEGSFFSEVSHTPELFTSLGKFIAEMDLKLLKLQIPGLAAKEDGWDLQHFLKNEDKLDYIKDSHLKKLVHHFIIQYKNQVLPYRYKLRKSIIHSDANEQNILVGENKVTGFIDFGDMCYSPLINELAIVLTYAIIDKKNPLEWATYIIKAYHKILPLEDIEIKLLYYLIAARLCTSLLFSSYSRFIQPENDYATSSEKSVIQFIKCWVSISPEKTANTFFKAIGKSTSSISTDISQEVNRRNQYFSKAYSLSYSKPIKMVSAAFQYMFDADSNTYLDAYNNIPLVGHSHPRITEAAQQQIALLNTNTRYLYDNLHEYAERLLAKFPAKLNKIFFVNSGSAASDLAMRLARAYSNKKEIAVMEYGYHGNTQQCINISSYKADGKGGKGLNDYVYKLPLPDAYKVEHAGEDAGILYAQEAIDLLKSKPSLPGAFIAEPIIGCGGQIPLPDGYLKKLYEFLQAQNILCISDEVQIGMGRLGSTFWGFEQHGVIPDIVIIGKPIGNGHPMAAVVCSEEVTQAFENGMEFFSSFGGNPVSCSIGNAVLDVLEEENLQQHAKITGENLIQGFKTLAKNYAQIGDVRGSGLFLGIEIVDQNGNRSELAGEQAAIIKNKLRDKFILSSTDGPYESVLKFKPPLCFNTENANQLLNAVEQILKTM; encoded by the coding sequence ATGGATATTGAAAAAACATTAAAAGAGCTGTATAATATTTTACCTGTAAAAATTAAACCACAGGTTGGCTACGATACTCAAAACTTTCTAATTGAAACCAAGCAAGATAAATACATTCTAAAAAAATATATCGGTATTACTGATGATACTCATGAACTCAATTACGAAAATGAAGTATTAACTTTTCTTTCTAAGAAACTTCCCTCCCGTTTTCCACAGCCAATTAGTAATATTTCTGGTAAGTATGTCTCGAAAGATGAAGAAGGAAATGCACTTAGAGTTTTATCTTATTTAGAGGGTAGTTTTTTTTCAGAAGTATCTCATACACCAGAACTATTTACCTCTCTTGGTAAATTTATAGCTGAGATGGATTTAAAACTTTTAAAGCTTCAAATTCCAGGATTGGCAGCAAAAGAAGATGGCTGGGATTTACAGCATTTCTTGAAGAATGAAGATAAACTTGACTATATAAAAGATTCACATCTAAAAAAATTAGTCCATCATTTCATTATCCAATATAAAAATCAGGTTTTACCTTATCGATACAAACTGAGGAAATCCATTATCCACTCAGATGCCAATGAGCAAAACATATTGGTTGGAGAAAATAAAGTGACAGGCTTTATAGATTTTGGAGACATGTGCTACTCTCCATTAATTAATGAGCTAGCTATTGTATTAACTTATGCGATTATTGATAAAAAAAATCCACTCGAATGGGCGACATATATTATTAAAGCTTATCATAAAATACTTCCTTTAGAAGATATTGAAATTAAATTGCTCTATTATTTAATTGCAGCCAGACTTTGCACCAGTTTATTGTTCTCTTCTTATTCCAGATTTATTCAACCAGAAAATGACTATGCTACTTCAAGTGAAAAATCAGTCATCCAATTTATAAAATGTTGGGTAAGCATTTCTCCAGAAAAAACAGCAAATACATTTTTTAAAGCAATCGGTAAAAGCACAAGTTCAATTAGTACAGATATTAGTCAAGAAGTTAACCGAAGAAACCAATATTTTTCAAAAGCATATTCACTGAGTTACAGTAAGCCTATAAAAATGGTGAGTGCAGCTTTTCAATATATGTTCGATGCTGATAGCAATACATATTTAGACGCTTACAACAACATTCCTTTAGTTGGTCATTCTCATCCAAGAATTACTGAAGCAGCCCAACAACAAATTGCATTATTAAATACCAACACCAGATATCTATATGATAATCTTCATGAATATGCCGAAAGACTATTAGCAAAATTTCCGGCAAAGCTCAACAAGATATTTTTTGTAAACTCGGGTAGTGCAGCCAGTGACTTAGCTATGAGATTAGCCAGAGCTTATTCAAATAAAAAAGAAATTGCTGTAATGGAATACGGATATCACGGTAATACCCAACAATGTATTAATATTAGTTCTTACAAAGCAGATGGCAAAGGTGGCAAAGGCTTGAATGATTATGTGTACAAATTACCACTGCCAGATGCTTACAAAGTCGAACATGCCGGAGAAGATGCTGGAATTTTGTATGCGCAAGAAGCTATTGACTTATTAAAAAGTAAGCCGAGTTTACCCGGAGCTTTTATAGCAGAGCCAATTATTGGTTGTGGCGGACAAATTCCATTACCAGATGGTTATTTAAAAAAGCTTTATGAGTTTTTACAAGCTCAAAATATCCTTTGTATTTCAGATGAAGTACAAATTGGAATGGGCAGACTTGGCTCAACTTTCTGGGGTTTTGAGCAACATGGCGTAATTCCAGATATTGTGATTATTGGAAAACCTATTGGAAATGGGCATCCAATGGCTGCTGTAGTTTGTTCAGAAGAAGTTACTCAAGCTTTTGAAAACGGTATGGAGTTTTTTAGTTCTTTTGGTGGTAATCCTGTTTCTTGTAGTATTGGCAATGCAGTATTAGATGTTTTAGAAGAAGAAAATCTACAGCAACATGCAAAAATTACTGGTGAGAATCTCATTCAAGGATTTAAAACTCTGGCAAAAAATTATGCTCAAATTGGAGATGTAAGAGGCAGCGGTCTTTTTCTGGGTATCGAAATAGTAGATCAAAACGGAAACCGATCAGAACTTGCCGGTGAACAAGCAGCCATTATAAAAAATAAATTGAGAGATAAATTTATTTTGAGCAGTACTGATGGCCCCTACGAAAGTGTATTAAAGTTTAAACCTCCGTTGTGTTTCAATACAGAAAATGCAAATCAACTTTTAAATGCTGTTGAGCAAATTTTAAAAACAATGTAA
- a CDS encoding sensor histidine kinase: MRFNLTLFFLFTVQCLLAHQTQGKNIPFSIDKEAKYYVIPFKHIEILKDKSKSLDIFDVRDGVYSQNFFTYKSYDQVNSFEEAWWCRFSLQNNTKSFFDWKMYIGFNNIIDVYIHRPNNQVIHKRGGQYVPSSERDVIEGRVSSFNLGMEPGDLVTIYIRVENINHRLPYFEPVVVNSSYWNKSIQKRNLFEGIFYGIMLIMVFYNAFIFLSYQDKTYIYYAGYILNVSFYFFVLKGFTREYFFQENPLLEAYGWQIALGLSPIFYFQFVRTYLSLKELVPTWNKIIKYAELFCAVVLAIQLVITYFTFNIQFVGTIAYFILISQAIFSLILLSILVKTRNKLAYYIAAGSLCLWTGGIIGLYFTVTEYFMDGLVYGQYGVIAEVLIFSLGLGYRMRENKTEKENAQKALINQFKENEKLQIQINQKLEAKVIERTKALQKKTIQLEQRNEEVTAQRDLLELQNKEIEEKRNMLMQLNEDKNHLIGIVAHDLRNPLSTALSMSELVYSDGDNLDDDQKSSVNLISRSLRRMNEMIEKILDMRAIEAKKINMHFEKTDVAEMVMQVTESFKSEANKKNILFKIETEKVKANVDKSYLIQILENLISNALKFSPFDSNIIVKQYLKEDKLLIVIKDKGPGLTKEDHQKLFGKFQRLSAKPTNGEPSTGLGLSIVKKYIEAMNGKIWCESNYGEGASFIIELQNK, encoded by the coding sequence ATGAGATTTAATCTTACCTTATTTTTTTTATTTACCGTACAATGTCTGCTTGCTCATCAAACTCAAGGTAAAAACATACCTTTTAGCATCGATAAAGAAGCTAAATATTATGTAATTCCCTTTAAACACATCGAAATATTAAAAGATAAAAGTAAAAGTCTAGATATTTTTGATGTACGTGATGGTGTTTACAGCCAGAATTTTTTCACCTACAAAAGTTACGATCAGGTAAATTCTTTTGAAGAAGCCTGGTGGTGCCGTTTTTCTTTACAAAATAATACCAAGAGTTTTTTTGACTGGAAAATGTACATCGGCTTTAACAACATCATCGATGTATATATACACCGACCTAATAATCAAGTAATTCATAAAAGAGGTGGGCAATATGTACCTTCTTCTGAAAGAGATGTAATTGAGGGCAGAGTGTCTTCTTTTAATCTTGGTATGGAACCGGGCGATTTGGTAACGATTTACATACGGGTTGAAAATATAAATCATCGCCTTCCTTATTTTGAGCCTGTTGTGGTAAACTCAAGCTACTGGAACAAAAGCATTCAAAAAAGAAACCTGTTCGAAGGTATTTTTTATGGAATTATGCTAATAATGGTTTTCTACAATGCTTTCATTTTCCTTTCTTACCAAGACAAAACTTATATTTATTATGCAGGCTATATTCTCAATGTTTCCTTTTACTTTTTTGTACTTAAAGGATTTACTAGAGAATATTTCTTTCAAGAAAATCCTTTATTAGAAGCTTATGGCTGGCAAATAGCATTGGGCTTGAGTCCAATATTTTACTTTCAGTTTGTAAGAACCTATTTAAGTTTGAAAGAACTGGTTCCGACTTGGAACAAAATAATAAAATATGCAGAGCTATTTTGTGCAGTTGTATTAGCCATTCAACTGGTAATTACCTACTTCACTTTTAATATTCAATTTGTAGGTACTATAGCTTATTTCATTCTCATTTCTCAGGCTATATTCTCATTAATTCTATTGAGTATTCTGGTAAAAACTCGAAACAAACTTGCCTACTACATTGCAGCAGGTTCTTTGTGTTTATGGACAGGCGGAATTATTGGCTTGTACTTTACCGTTACCGAATATTTTATGGACGGATTGGTCTACGGGCAATATGGCGTAATTGCCGAGGTACTTATATTTTCTTTAGGTTTAGGCTACAGAATGCGTGAAAACAAAACTGAAAAAGAGAATGCTCAAAAAGCACTCATCAATCAATTTAAAGAAAATGAAAAGCTTCAAATTCAGATTAATCAAAAATTAGAAGCCAAAGTAATTGAGCGTACAAAAGCACTACAGAAAAAAACCATTCAGCTAGAGCAGAGAAACGAAGAAGTTACTGCCCAAAGAGATTTGCTTGAACTTCAAAACAAAGAAATTGAAGAAAAGCGAAATATGCTTATGCAGCTCAACGAAGACAAAAACCATTTAATCGGAATTGTAGCTCATGATTTACGCAATCCACTTTCTACTGCTTTGAGTATGTCTGAACTGGTTTACTCTGATGGAGATAATTTGGACGACGACCAAAAAAGTAGTGTAAATCTTATTAGCCGATCTCTTAGAAGAATGAATGAGATGATTGAGAAAATTCTCGATATGCGAGCGATTGAAGCAAAAAAAATCAATATGCATTTTGAGAAAACGGATGTAGCGGAAATGGTAATGCAGGTTACAGAATCTTTTAAAAGTGAGGCGAATAAAAAAAATATTTTATTTAAGATTGAAACTGAAAAGGTAAAAGCTAATGTAGATAAAAGCTACTTGATTCAAATATTAGAAAACCTGATTTCCAATGCTTTAAAGTTTTCTCCTTTTGACTCCAACATCATTGTAAAACAATATTTAAAAGAAGACAAACTATTAATTGTGATAAAAGATAAAGGCCCAGGTTTAACAAAAGAGGATCATCAGAAGTTATTTGGTAAGTTTCAAAGACTAAGTGCCAAACCAACCAATGGTGAACCATCTACAGGTTTGGGACTTTCTATAGTAAAAAAGTATATTGAAGCGATGAATGGAAAAATCTGGTGTGAAAGTAATTATGGAGAAGGTGCCAGTTTTATCATAGAACTTCAAAATAAATAG
- a CDS encoding PKD domain-containing protein codes for MNLTIIKENNFSRYLLVLLLSLTFFTSCDEEEDPLSGTLTANAGSDQAVEAGQTVTLDGSGSSDSEGNTLTYLWAFTSVPSGSTATITNSTSETASFVPDLAGDYTVSLTVSSTAGSKTDEVTISVTTPSAFTIEISGTISTDSVLTDIFVNSDVPDYLVTGNVTMNNAKLTIQPGVVIAFQSDTRLWIDNDATISAKGTSTNPILFTGEQESKGFWTGVAVWTNSTENEMEYVTIEYAGSSNHGYGVPKAGLAIGDNGKLSVSNSTVSNSADYGMYVEGSAQINTFSQNTFENNDGLPMSVPFIQAVNLDGASSFSSGNGDNSVEIFQTTVDVSSEITLPAFDDDTPYFVSGNITLNSGVVIEPGVTIEFGADHRMWVDNEGYLSAVGTEADPIVFTGRQESPGYWVGLAFWTNNVQNELDYVELSYGGSSNHGYGIGKATLGLGDNGKLSVTNSTVSYSAEYGFYLEKGTVLESFANNSFVENVGIPLSMEANNAGELDNTSTYTGNADNSIEIFASNMTSVSTITWPKINDGTPYYVSGNIEVNGGGLIIEAGATLEFGADVRMWIDDDGYLEAIGTSTDKITFTGRSEYAGYWVGLAVWTNTTANQIDYAVISYGGSSNHGYGIPKANLGVGDGGKLNVTNSEITNGAEYGIYTESGTTINADVATINTFSNNATADVDVN; via the coding sequence ATGAATTTAACCATTATCAAGGAAAATAACTTTAGCAGGTATTTATTAGTACTTCTCTTATCATTAACATTTTTTACTTCTTGCGACGAAGAAGAAGATCCTCTATCAGGTACATTAACTGCAAATGCCGGTTCTGATCAAGCTGTGGAAGCTGGCCAAACAGTTACACTTGATGGCTCAGGCTCATCTGATAGTGAAGGAAATACCTTAACTTATTTATGGGCTTTTACATCTGTACCTTCTGGTAGTACAGCTACTATTACAAACTCTACTTCTGAAACTGCATCTTTCGTTCCAGATTTAGCAGGAGATTATACAGTAAGTTTAACAGTAAGCAGTACAGCAGGATCAAAAACTGATGAAGTTACTATTAGTGTAACAACACCTTCAGCATTTACTATTGAAATAAGTGGAACCATTTCAACAGACTCTGTTTTAACCGATATTTTTGTTAATTCTGATGTACCAGATTATTTGGTAACTGGCAATGTTACAATGAACAATGCTAAGTTAACCATTCAACCGGGTGTAGTTATAGCATTCCAATCAGACACAAGACTGTGGATAGATAACGATGCAACCATTTCTGCAAAAGGTACCAGCACTAATCCAATTTTATTTACTGGCGAACAAGAATCTAAAGGTTTCTGGACAGGAGTTGCTGTGTGGACAAACTCAACTGAAAACGAAATGGAATATGTAACTATTGAATATGCTGGTAGTAGTAATCATGGTTATGGTGTTCCAAAAGCAGGTTTAGCCATTGGAGATAATGGTAAACTTTCAGTAAGTAATAGTACAGTTTCTAACAGTGCAGACTATGGTATGTATGTAGAAGGTTCTGCTCAGATTAATACATTTTCTCAAAACACTTTTGAAAATAATGATGGGCTACCAATGTCTGTTCCTTTTATTCAGGCAGTAAATTTAGACGGTGCTTCTTCTTTCAGTAGCGGTAATGGCGATAACTCGGTTGAAATATTTCAAACTACTGTTGATGTAAGCTCAGAAATTACGCTTCCTGCATTTGATGACGATACTCCTTACTTTGTTTCTGGAAATATCACTTTAAATAGTGGTGTAGTAATTGAGCCGGGTGTTACTATTGAGTTTGGTGCAGATCATAGAATGTGGGTTGATAACGAAGGGTATCTATCTGCGGTAGGTACTGAAGCTGACCCTATCGTATTTACTGGTCGTCAAGAATCTCCTGGTTATTGGGTTGGTCTAGCATTCTGGACTAATAATGTTCAAAATGAACTAGATTATGTAGAGCTTTCTTATGGAGGAAGTAGCAATCATGGTTATGGAATTGGAAAAGCAACACTAGGCCTTGGAGATAATGGTAAACTTTCTGTTACTAATTCAACTGTTTCTTATAGTGCTGAATATGGTTTCTACCTCGAAAAAGGAACAGTATTAGAAAGTTTTGCCAACAACTCATTTGTAGAAAACGTAGGTATTCCATTATCAATGGAAGCAAATAATGCAGGTGAATTAGACAATACTAGTACTTACACTGGTAATGCAGATAACTCAATTGAAATATTTGCATCAAATATGACTTCTGTTTCAACAATTACATGGCCTAAAATTAATGATGGAACACCTTATTACGTAAGTGGAAATATTGAAGTAAATGGTGGAGGATTAATTATTGAAGCAGGTGCTACTTTAGAATTTGGTGCAGATGTTAGAATGTGGATTGATGATGATGGTTATCTTGAAGCTATTGGTACAAGTACCGATAAAATCACATTTACTGGTAGATCAGAATATGCTGGTTACTGGGTGGGCTTAGCTGTTTGGACTAATACTACAGCTAACCAAATAGATTATGCAGTAATTTCTTATGGAGGAAGTAGCAATCATGGTTATGGAATTCCTAAGGCTAACTTAGGTGTTGGCGATGGAGGAAAACTAAATGTGACCAACTCAGAAATAACTAATGGTGCTGAATATGGTATTTATACTGAAAGTGGAACAACCATAAATGCAGATGTTGCTACTATAAATACCTTTAGCAATAATGCAACTGCTGATGTAGATGTTAACTAA
- a CDS encoding YdcF family protein, with translation MNNLLELAVRIFNDTLPKSCDAAFLYSQTPQNQPSVAISGKKIVKNDLADKLLIMQTKAMSGYGGYQFFKDELLENAIPETKIEGVSSDDDKMLHTLIESLSVVAHCKEKKYKTLLVCATPFHQLRAYMTAVSATLRIYPELKVYSYTGEPFSWTESVVHSQGKTEGKRAELIHGEIERIKIYGEKGDLISVDETLAYLNQRD, from the coding sequence ATGAACAACCTGCTTGAACTGGCTGTCCGAATTTTTAACGATACTCTGCCTAAAAGTTGCGATGCTGCTTTTCTTTATAGTCAAACCCCGCAAAATCAACCTTCTGTTGCTATTTCTGGCAAAAAGATAGTTAAAAATGACTTAGCTGATAAATTACTCATTATGCAAACCAAAGCTATGAGTGGTTATGGTGGTTATCAATTTTTTAAAGATGAATTATTAGAAAATGCTATTCCCGAAACTAAGATAGAAGGAGTAAGTAGTGATGATGATAAAATGTTACATACACTTATAGAATCATTATCGGTTGTAGCACATTGTAAAGAAAAAAAATATAAAACTTTATTGGTTTGTGCTACGCCTTTCCATCAATTGCGAGCATATATGACCGCAGTTTCTGCTACACTTAGAATTTACCCAGAGTTAAAAGTTTACAGTTATACAGGAGAACCTTTCTCATGGACAGAATCGGTTGTGCATTCGCAAGGTAAAACCGAAGGCAAAAGAGCAGAGTTGATTCATGGTGAAATTGAACGTATAAAAATCTATGGAGAAAAAGGCGATTTAATTTCTGTTGATGAAACACTAGCCTATTTAAACCAAAGGGATTAA
- a CDS encoding D-2-hydroxyacid dehydrogenase, protein MKNIVVLDGYTLNPGDLDWKPIEELGKITVYDRTPAEEVIKRCADAEIVITNKCVLDKEILKQLPNLKYIAVSATGYNVVDAESASEKNILISNVPGYGSSAVAQHVFALILEISNHIAANASSVDQGKWTNCPDFCYWEYSINELENKTLGIVGFGAIGQRVAKIALAFGMKVIVKDRSPEKKKTAGVEFVEIDTVFANADFITLHCPLTSENEQFVNKNMLSKMKKSASLINTGRGGLINEADLAAALKTNTIAYAGLDVLSSEPPQKDNPLIGLDNCFITPHNAWAAKEARERLLQIIAKNIKSFLDGSPQNIVN, encoded by the coding sequence ATGAAAAATATAGTTGTACTTGACGGATACACATTAAATCCCGGTGATCTCGATTGGAAACCCATTGAAGAACTAGGAAAGATTACTGTTTACGATAGAACTCCTGCTGAAGAAGTGATTAAAAGATGTGCTGATGCAGAAATAGTAATCACAAACAAATGTGTGTTGGATAAAGAAATACTGAAACAATTACCTAACTTAAAATACATAGCTGTTTCGGCAACTGGTTACAATGTAGTTGATGCAGAAAGCGCTAGTGAAAAAAATATTCTGATAAGCAATGTACCAGGTTATGGAAGCTCGGCTGTAGCCCAACATGTTTTTGCATTGATACTCGAAATTAGCAATCACATTGCTGCCAATGCAAGTTCTGTAGATCAAGGAAAATGGACAAATTGCCCAGATTTCTGCTATTGGGAATACTCTATAAACGAATTGGAAAACAAAACACTTGGTATCGTTGGTTTTGGAGCAATTGGCCAAAGAGTTGCCAAAATTGCTTTAGCATTTGGTATGAAAGTAATTGTAAAAGACAGAAGCCCTGAGAAGAAAAAAACAGCAGGGGTTGAATTTGTAGAGATAGATACTGTTTTTGCAAATGCTGATTTTATAACACTCCACTGCCCACTTACAAGTGAAAATGAGCAATTTGTAAATAAAAACATGCTCTCTAAAATGAAAAAATCTGCTTCGCTCATTAATACTGGTAGAGGTGGATTAATTAATGAAGCAGATTTAGCCGCGGCTTTAAAAACTAATACTATTGCCTATGCCGGTTTAGATGTATTGAGTAGTGAACCTCCACAAAAAGACAATCCATTAATTGGTCTTGATAATTGTTTTATAACACCTCACAATGCTTGGGCAGCAAAAGAAGCCCGCGAAAGGCTACTTCAAATAATTGCAAAAAATATCAAAAGTTTTCTTGATGGCTCCCCACAAAACATTGTAAACTAA
- a CDS encoding DUF4625 domain-containing protein, with amino-acid sequence MKSCIPIEDKISPQVNSFDINEVYYYQDTILFSVIFTDNSGLDSGSLVIEKMSDVSTPGPDAWYYESTFDIRGRRIAPDFEIEIPEYKETGDYLLTVYGFDEGGNPDTVRRVFKLEADQNFPAYNNLNISLDKLSDSVYTACRSEVIAFEGYVTDNLKLSQVGFSFGEDNQNLSFYSTDSIQLSEIFEDFVRIPPDTPDSTLLELNVIAIDTFNNTTIETFNIWVDCDDEAPSFYVKESAPLINSENRVKVIQGSELSITSMLVKENKLLQDVTVYYNKSTESLQEFASVTINSTDKETYLESFVELNFSVPLTDNIGDVREVTFVATDGAGNTSELYKIYIDVIPDYPPDLIITNTYINKVLTGFSEVSYIPVNVGDYITFAGKIEEQNALSLLEMYWYEEGLPPTVAYTFNTFVELPVNLSDFHDDSSFVIPENAQPGTNYILYIKATDSKGQESVIRYLFTVVF; translated from the coding sequence TTGAAAAGCTGTATTCCAATTGAAGACAAAATTAGTCCTCAGGTTAATTCTTTTGATATTAATGAAGTTTATTACTATCAAGATACCATCTTGTTTTCGGTGATATTTACAGATAACAGTGGTTTAGATAGTGGTAGTCTTGTGATAGAAAAAATGTCTGATGTTTCTACACCTGGCCCAGATGCTTGGTATTATGAAAGCACATTTGATATAAGAGGAAGAAGAATTGCACCTGATTTTGAAATAGAAATACCAGAGTATAAAGAGACTGGCGATTATTTACTTACTGTGTATGGCTTTGATGAAGGAGGAAATCCTGATACAGTTAGAAGAGTATTTAAACTGGAAGCTGATCAAAACTTTCCTGCCTATAATAACTTAAACATCAGTTTAGATAAGTTGAGCGATAGTGTTTACACGGCTTGTCGCTCAGAGGTAATTGCATTTGAAGGATATGTAACTGATAATTTAAAGCTCTCGCAAGTGGGATTTTCTTTTGGAGAAGATAACCAAAACTTGAGTTTTTATTCAACTGATTCCATTCAGCTTTCTGAAATTTTTGAAGATTTTGTAAGAATTCCGCCAGATACTCCAGATAGTACATTGCTCGAATTAAATGTAATTGCGATTGATACATTTAATAATACAACAATAGAGACTTTTAATATTTGGGTTGATTGTGATGATGAAGCTCCGTCTTTTTATGTGAAGGAATCTGCACCTTTAATAAACTCAGAAAACCGAGTAAAGGTGATTCAGGGAAGTGAGTTGAGCATTACGAGCATGCTTGTAAAAGAAAATAAATTGCTGCAAGATGTTACAGTTTATTACAACAAATCAACAGAGTCTCTACAAGAATTTGCTAGTGTTACTATAAATTCAACAGATAAAGAAACTTATCTGGAAAGTTTTGTCGAGCTAAACTTTAGTGTACCTTTAACCGATAATATCGGAGATGTTAGAGAAGTAACTTTTGTGGCGACAGATGGTGCGGGTAACACTTCTGAATTGTATAAAATTTATATTGATGTTATCCCTGATTATCCACCAGATTTAATTATTACCAATACATATATAAATAAAGTTCTTACAGGTTTTTCAGAAGTAAGTTATATTCCAGTAAATGTGGGAGACTACATAACTTTTGCAGGTAAAATAGAAGAGCAAAATGCTTTAAGCTTATTGGAAATGTATTGGTACGAAGAAGGGTTGCCTCCAACAGTTGCATATACTTTTAATACATTTGTAGAATTGCCTGTAAACCTATCTGATTTCCACGACGATAGTTCTTTTGTGATTCCAGAAAATGCTCAACCAGGAACAAATTACATCCTTTACATAAAAGCGACAGATTCAAAAGGGCAGGAGTCAGTTATAAGATATTTGTTTACAGTTGTCTTCTAA
- a CDS encoding WbuC family cupin fold metalloprotein gives MIKIDTKLVEQLLEKANNSERKRANYNFHDSEDDTLQRMLNCLNVGTYIAPHKHEDPDKREAFIILRGKILIITFTETGKVTNHTLLEEGSGNVGAEIPPRTYHTLIPLTSGSVLYEIKDGPWDINTDKVFAPWAPKEGDEEALTYNENLLKGLDFNN, from the coding sequence ATGATAAAGATAGACACCAAGTTAGTAGAGCAGCTTCTAGAGAAAGCGAATAATTCTGAAAGAAAAAGAGCAAACTATAATTTTCACGATAGTGAAGATGATACATTACAAAGAATGCTCAACTGTTTAAACGTGGGCACTTATATAGCTCCACACAAACACGAAGATCCGGATAAAAGAGAAGCTTTTATTATTTTAAGAGGAAAGATTCTTATAATCACGTTTACAGAAACAGGTAAGGTTACCAACCATACTTTATTAGAAGAAGGTTCTGGAAATGTAGGAGCAGAAATTCCACCAAGAACCTATCACACCCTTATTCCTCTTACTTCTGGTTCTGTTCTATACGAAATTAAAGATGGACCATGGGACATTAATACAGACAAAGTATTTGCACCGTGGGCTCCAAAAGAAGGAGACGAAGAAGCTCTAACTTATAATGAAAACCTTTTAAAAGGATTAGATTTTAACAATTAG
- a CDS encoding RNA polymerase sigma factor gives MTIVFHNKKKILKQIKQGNEDALVKVYTKHKTEFINWARKHYNLSVEECEDVYQDTIIAFYNNIKNDKLVELNSSIKTYLFAIAKNIAIKRLNKSARQISDDNILIEPQICKTEHIDEVIVHNERQQLIAGLIDKLKEPNRSILKLYYYQNLSMSEIAKKLNYKNDKVVKAQKVRCMNELKKMVKKMYLKDELKG, from the coding sequence ATGACTATAGTGTTCCACAACAAGAAGAAAATTCTCAAACAGATAAAGCAGGGAAATGAAGATGCTTTAGTTAAAGTCTATACAAAACACAAAACAGAATTTATTAACTGGGCCAGAAAGCATTACAATTTGAGTGTGGAGGAATGTGAGGATGTTTATCAGGATACGATTATTGCTTTTTATAACAATATCAAAAATGATAAGCTGGTAGAACTTAATAGTAGTATAAAAACTTATTTGTTTGCGATAGCTAAAAATATAGCCATTAAGCGTTTGAATAAATCTGCCAGACAAATATCTGACGATAACATTTTAATAGAACCTCAAATCTGTAAAACTGAGCATATAGATGAAGTAATAGTACATAATGAGAGGCAGCAATTAATTGCAGGTCTTATAGATAAATTAAAAGAACCCAACAGATCGATTTTGAAATTATATTATTATCAAAATCTATCGATGAGTGAGATAGCAAAAAAATTAAACTATAAAAACGATAAAGTTGTAAAAGCCCAAAAAGTAAGATGCATGAACGAGCTAAAAAAAATGGTTAAAAAAATGTATCTGAAAGATGAGTTGAAAGGCTAG